In Hamadaea flava, a genomic segment contains:
- a CDS encoding DUF3050 domain-containing protein — translation MSRYDWGDTHPGIERLKAAITPARDKVVGHPLYAALDSHAAITTFMTHHVYAVWDFMSLLKSLQRQLTCVDLPWVPTGPTGSRRLINDIVLVEESDELQGGFISHFELYLGGMSQSGADRTAIDAFIELLRDGKDVLDALEAADVPASSAEFVRTTWKFIQEAPVHCQAAAFAFGREDLIPDMFEQVVKVNAHQDGKLDTFVDYLARHIEVDGEEHTPMAMQMLADLCGDDDTKWAECAETVNNALAARVRLWTGILAAIK, via the coding sequence ATGTCTCGTTACGACTGGGGCGACACGCACCCCGGCATCGAACGACTGAAGGCCGCCATCACCCCCGCTCGCGACAAGGTGGTCGGCCACCCGCTCTACGCGGCGCTCGACAGCCACGCGGCCATCACCACCTTCATGACGCACCACGTGTACGCCGTGTGGGACTTCATGTCGCTGCTCAAGTCGCTCCAGCGGCAGCTCACCTGCGTCGACCTGCCCTGGGTGCCGACTGGCCCGACCGGCAGCCGCCGCCTCATCAACGACATCGTCCTCGTCGAGGAGAGCGACGAGCTGCAGGGCGGCTTCATCAGCCACTTCGAGCTCTACCTCGGCGGGATGTCCCAGTCCGGCGCCGACCGCACCGCCATCGACGCCTTCATCGAGCTGTTGCGCGACGGCAAGGACGTGCTCGACGCGCTGGAGGCGGCCGACGTGCCCGCCTCGTCGGCGGAGTTCGTGCGGACCACCTGGAAGTTCATCCAGGAGGCGCCGGTGCACTGCCAGGCCGCCGCGTTCGCGTTCGGCCGCGAGGACCTCATCCCCGACATGTTCGAGCAGGTCGTGAAGGTCAACGCGCACCAGGACGGCAAGCTGGACACCTTCGTGGACTACCTCGCCCGGCACATCGAGGTCGACGGGGAGGAGCACACCCCGATGGCCATGCAGATGCTCGCCGACCTGTGTGGCGACGACGACACCAAGTGGGCCGAGTGCGCCGAGACGGTGAACAACGCGCTCGCCGCCCGGGTCCGGCTCTGGACGGGAATCCTCGCCGCCATCAAGTAA
- a CDS encoding flavin monoamine oxidase family protein, whose product MTAARVVVIGAGLAGLTAADTLQQQGVDVTVLEARDRVGGRTHGVEVAPGSFADAGAAYLGERHTSLHRLLGRLGLKTTPTTTAGASRFAFPDLSEQSGRFPPLNAVALGDLFDRLDDLTRRVRPEQPWASPDAETLDAETAADWAERNLRHPDARRFFPLFLGEMMAADPAAVSVLHMAFYLRSGGGLNYLNAFEGGAQADRVDGGAHQICVQLAAGLDVRLGTSVDAVHQGQDTVTVHSGDTAWAADAVIVAIPPLLADAIDWQPGLPAPRAGTRTAPGSAVKVHLVYPSPLWRAHGLSGWSVSERGPLLSTVDDSPADGSVGVLTGFVTGAEAHRYAALPFAAQRAEATEQAAALFPQLPAPIAVHVTDWVTDPHSRGCYAALLGPGDWIRNGPHLTRPHGRVHWAGTETSTEFFGLMEGAIRSGHRAAAEVIHPY is encoded by the coding sequence ATGACCGCCGCCCGGGTGGTGGTGATCGGCGCCGGGCTGGCCGGGTTGACCGCCGCCGACACGCTCCAGCAGCAAGGGGTCGACGTCACCGTCCTGGAGGCGCGCGACCGCGTCGGCGGGCGTACGCACGGAGTCGAGGTCGCGCCGGGCAGCTTCGCCGACGCCGGGGCGGCGTACCTGGGCGAACGACACACCAGCCTGCATCGGCTGCTCGGCCGGCTCGGCCTGAAGACGACGCCGACGACGACCGCCGGGGCGAGCCGGTTCGCCTTCCCGGATCTGTCCGAACAGTCCGGCCGCTTCCCGCCGCTCAACGCGGTCGCGTTGGGCGACCTGTTCGACCGCCTCGACGACCTGACCCGCCGCGTACGCCCGGAGCAACCGTGGGCGAGCCCGGACGCCGAGACGCTCGACGCCGAGACGGCCGCGGACTGGGCCGAGCGGAACCTGCGGCATCCCGACGCCCGCCGGTTCTTCCCGCTGTTCTTGGGCGAGATGATGGCCGCCGACCCGGCCGCGGTATCCGTCCTGCACATGGCCTTCTACCTGCGCTCCGGCGGTGGCCTGAACTACCTCAACGCGTTCGAGGGCGGCGCGCAGGCCGACCGGGTGGACGGCGGCGCGCACCAGATCTGCGTCCAGCTGGCCGCCGGGCTGGACGTGCGGCTCGGCACCTCCGTCGACGCCGTGCACCAGGGCCAGGACACCGTGACCGTCCACAGCGGCGATACTGCATGGGCCGCCGACGCCGTGATCGTGGCGATCCCGCCGCTTCTCGCGGACGCGATCGACTGGCAGCCGGGCCTGCCCGCGCCCCGCGCCGGTACGCGAACCGCGCCGGGCTCGGCGGTCAAGGTGCACCTGGTCTACCCGTCGCCGCTGTGGCGGGCGCACGGCTTGTCGGGCTGGTCGGTCAGCGAACGCGGGCCGCTGCTGTCGACCGTGGACGACTCGCCGGCGGACGGCTCGGTCGGGGTGCTGACCGGATTCGTCACCGGGGCCGAAGCCCACCGGTACGCCGCGCTCCCGTTCGCGGCGCAGCGGGCCGAGGCGACCGAGCAGGCCGCCGCGCTGTTCCCGCAGCTACCGGCGCCGATCGCCGTCCACGTCACGGACTGGGTCACCGACCCGCACAGCCGGGGCTGCTACGCCGCCCTCCTCGGACCGGGCGACTGGATCCGGAACGGCCCCCACCTGACCCGCCCGCACGGCCGCGTCCACTGGGCCGGCACCGAGACGAGCACGGAGTTCTTCGGGCTCATGGAAGGCGCGATCCGCTCCGGGCACCGGGCGGCCGCGGAAGTAATTCACCCCTATTGA
- a CDS encoding YcnI family copper-binding membrane protein — MRSLFKRALVTLAVATAAVAVSASAASAHVTVNPSQAVQGGYTKLTFRVPNEKDSATTTKVEVVLPVEQPIGHISVKPVPGWTVATEKTKLPTPVQAGESTITEAVTKITWTAAGDAAIKPGQFQEFDVSAGPLPQADQIVFKALQTYSDGDVVRWIEVPADGKAEPDHPAPVLKLTGKTAASPSAATVAVASDDSAGTGLAVAALVVAALAAVFAGLAWRRRPSGN, encoded by the coding sequence ATGAGAAGTCTCTTCAAGCGCGCGCTCGTGACGCTGGCCGTCGCCACGGCCGCGGTCGCCGTCTCGGCGAGCGCAGCGTCCGCGCACGTCACGGTGAACCCGAGCCAGGCGGTGCAGGGCGGCTACACCAAGCTGACCTTCCGGGTGCCGAACGAGAAGGACTCGGCCACGACGACAAAGGTGGAGGTGGTCCTCCCGGTCGAGCAGCCCATCGGGCACATCTCGGTCAAGCCGGTGCCCGGCTGGACGGTGGCCACCGAGAAGACCAAGCTCCCCACGCCGGTGCAGGCGGGCGAGAGCACGATCACCGAGGCGGTCACGAAGATCACCTGGACCGCCGCCGGCGACGCCGCGATCAAGCCCGGCCAGTTCCAGGAGTTCGACGTGTCGGCCGGACCGCTGCCCCAGGCCGACCAGATCGTGTTCAAGGCGCTCCAGACCTACTCCGACGGCGACGTCGTCCGCTGGATCGAGGTCCCGGCGGACGGGAAGGCCGAGCCCGACCACCCGGCCCCGGTCCTCAAGCTCACCGGCAAGACCGCGGCCTCGCCGTCCGCTGCCACGGTCGCCGTCGCTTCTGACGACTCCGCCGGCACCGGCCTCGCCGTCGCGGCCCTGGTCGTAGCCGCCCTGGCCGCGGTCTTCGCCGGGCTCGCCTGGCGCCGCCGGCCCTCGGGAAACTGA
- a CDS encoding class I adenylate-forming enzyme family protein: MSDSPIAPLAVREQFMTEPGLGAGNFLEYAVRHNPNRAVPVVYSHTTDHRGAVVLRGHSLQDLATLRDRYAKWYHANGVRPGEPVGIVVAEGLEPLLHYLALTALGAIPAAINDAMRPDVMIRYLNHVGVVGIVADDTTRLATAYRADPQRRPRFLALAAEVAAFDADSVALPEAYPYQHQPDDVCALIHSSGTTGTPKSTTLSHRSFWDGKQDRMTRFPAEPYDRLMSLMPHTHAGGLSYFLTAVLIGLPTVVMGDWRRAAVEPVMEAFQPTMLASFPRTFVELATGELPVKGAAKVHSWFNTGDSAHFGHIRRLVTLGERPAGLIKPWLLPKEAADEAALPGSQFVDGLGSSEMGMALFGGLWTPETPRNDRCVGKPQPAVRHATVLDDDGAELPVGTVGLLAVQAPSITPGYWKNDRLTDSFRLNGYWLTGDVARVDADGNFYHLDRTVDVIDTLAGPVYSLGLEEVLLADCADVVLDCSVVGVPAPEGGQRPIAVVQLQADADSTAEALLEKANKELTAAGLPPLAAVLIADPAAGFPLGPTGKVLKRELRTRHATLLTA, encoded by the coding sequence ATGAGCGACAGTCCGATCGCCCCGCTCGCGGTGCGCGAGCAGTTCATGACCGAGCCCGGCCTCGGCGCCGGCAACTTCCTCGAGTACGCCGTCCGGCACAACCCGAACCGGGCGGTGCCGGTGGTGTACAGCCACACCACCGATCATCGCGGCGCGGTGGTCCTGCGCGGGCACAGCCTGCAGGACCTCGCCACCCTGCGCGACCGGTACGCCAAGTGGTACCACGCCAACGGCGTACGCCCCGGCGAGCCGGTCGGCATCGTGGTCGCCGAAGGACTGGAACCGTTGCTGCACTACCTGGCGTTGACCGCGCTCGGCGCGATTCCGGCCGCGATCAACGACGCGATGCGGCCGGACGTCATGATCCGGTACCTGAACCACGTCGGCGTGGTCGGCATCGTGGCCGACGACACCACCCGGCTGGCGACGGCGTACCGGGCGGATCCGCAGCGGCGGCCGCGCTTCCTCGCACTCGCCGCCGAGGTCGCCGCGTTCGACGCGGACTCCGTCGCGCTGCCGGAGGCGTACCCGTATCAGCACCAGCCCGACGACGTCTGCGCGTTGATCCACTCCTCCGGCACGACCGGCACGCCCAAGTCCACGACGCTGAGCCACCGCAGTTTCTGGGACGGCAAGCAGGACCGGATGACCCGGTTCCCGGCCGAGCCGTACGACCGGCTCATGTCGCTGATGCCGCACACGCACGCAGGCGGGCTCAGCTACTTCCTCACCGCCGTCCTGATCGGGCTGCCGACCGTGGTCATGGGCGACTGGCGGCGCGCCGCCGTCGAACCCGTGATGGAGGCGTTCCAGCCGACCATGCTGGCCTCGTTCCCGCGTACCTTCGTCGAACTGGCCACCGGTGAACTGCCGGTCAAGGGTGCGGCGAAGGTGCACTCGTGGTTCAACACCGGCGACTCCGCCCACTTCGGACACATCCGCCGCCTGGTGACCCTCGGCGAACGCCCGGCCGGGCTGATCAAGCCGTGGCTGCTGCCCAAGGAGGCGGCCGACGAGGCGGCGCTGCCCGGCTCGCAGTTCGTCGACGGGCTCGGCTCCTCGGAGATGGGGATGGCGCTGTTCGGCGGGCTGTGGACGCCGGAGACGCCCCGCAACGACCGCTGCGTCGGCAAGCCCCAGCCCGCCGTACGCCACGCCACGGTGCTCGACGACGACGGAGCCGAGCTGCCGGTCGGCACGGTCGGGCTGCTGGCCGTCCAGGCGCCCTCGATCACGCCCGGCTACTGGAAGAACGACCGGCTCACCGACAGCTTCCGGCTCAACGGCTATTGGCTGACCGGAGACGTCGCGCGGGTGGACGCCGACGGCAACTTCTATCACCTCGACCGCACGGTCGACGTCATCGACACCCTCGCCGGCCCGGTCTACAGCCTTGGGCTGGAGGAGGTGCTGCTCGCCGACTGCGCCGACGTGGTGCTCGACTGCTCGGTCGTCGGCGTGCCCGCACCCGAAGGCGGCCAGCGCCCGATCGCGGTGGTCCAGCTCCAGGCGGACGCGGACTCGACCGCCGAGGCCCTGCTGGAGAAGGCGAACAAGGAACTCACGGCAGCCGGGCTTCCGCCCCTGGCGGCCGTGCTCATCGCCGACCCGGCGGCCGGCTTCCCGCTCGGACCGACCGGCAAGGTGCTCAAGCGCGAGCTGCGTACGCGGCACGCCACATTGCTCACCGCATGA
- a CDS encoding non-ribosomal peptide synthetase — MDTDDLGAAFRRAVTAHGARPAVVAGPRTLTYAELGVLARETAQRLGPSPGTVGVLARHDPGTVVAMLGVWLAGGAYCPIDPAFPTDRRAALLAHCSFLLDPVSGLVDPVSGLVDPVSRLVDPVSRQITDLGRILAQDSTQIPDPVASEPVDREPVAYVLFTSGSTGTPKGVLTPQRAITAAVRSLTELFEITPEDRVLQFASLNWDTCFEEILPTLTSGAALVFHPDAHSGSFRRFLRLLETERITVIDLPTAYWHELVNHLTEEEAALPECVRLVVIGGEAASPARVADWSGPRTKHARLLNTYGCTETTLITHAVDLDGTDGVVPIGRALPHVVERVTEDGELVVGGPSVALGYLGVQSERFAGGFFHTGDRVSRRPDGVLVHEGRIDDEIKIRGVRVHPAEVEAYVAAHPAVAAVAVAGVRVADHTALVAYVVPRPGAATTTLAADVLAHLRGTVPNHLIPSRVQVVPSLAHTASGKVDRRRTKEAAAMPVDGVSQIFGRVLERPEVAADADFFALGGDSLLATRVLSAVAREYGVELTFEDFLLAPSPAALAGRIAGVAR; from the coding sequence GTGGACACAGACGATCTCGGGGCGGCGTTCCGCCGGGCGGTCACGGCGCATGGCGCCCGGCCGGCGGTGGTGGCCGGGCCCCGCACACTGACGTACGCCGAGCTGGGGGTGCTGGCGCGGGAGACCGCCCAGCGCCTCGGGCCGTCGCCGGGGACGGTCGGCGTACTGGCCCGGCACGATCCCGGAACCGTCGTCGCGATGCTCGGCGTGTGGCTGGCCGGCGGCGCGTACTGCCCGATCGATCCGGCCTTCCCGACCGATCGCCGCGCGGCGCTTCTCGCCCACTGTTCCTTCCTACTGGACCCGGTTTCCGGACTCGTGGACCCGGTTTCCGGACTCGTGGACCCGGTTTCCCGACTCGTGGACCCGGTTTCCCGGCAGATCACGGATCTGGGTCGAATCTTGGCCCAAGATTCGACCCAGATCCCTGATCCGGTCGCTTCCGAGCCGGTGGACCGCGAGCCGGTGGCATACGTGCTGTTCACGTCGGGCTCGACGGGTACGCCGAAGGGCGTGCTGACCCCGCAGCGAGCGATCACCGCCGCCGTGCGGTCCTTGACGGAGCTGTTCGAGATCACCCCCGAAGATCGCGTACTGCAGTTCGCATCGCTCAACTGGGACACCTGTTTCGAGGAGATCCTCCCGACGCTCACCAGCGGTGCGGCCCTCGTCTTCCATCCCGACGCGCACTCCGGCTCGTTCCGGCGCTTCCTGCGGCTGCTGGAGACCGAGCGGATCACGGTGATCGACCTGCCGACGGCGTACTGGCACGAGCTGGTCAACCACCTGACCGAGGAGGAAGCCGCGCTGCCGGAGTGCGTACGCCTCGTGGTGATCGGCGGCGAGGCGGCCAGCCCCGCCCGGGTCGCCGACTGGTCGGGTCCCCGGACGAAGCACGCCCGGCTGCTCAACACCTACGGCTGCACCGAGACCACGCTGATCACGCACGCCGTGGACCTCGACGGGACCGACGGCGTGGTCCCGATCGGCCGGGCGCTCCCCCACGTCGTCGAGCGGGTCACCGAGGACGGCGAACTGGTCGTCGGCGGCCCATCTGTGGCGCTCGGATATCTCGGTGTGCAATCTGAACGCTTCGCCGGCGGCTTCTTCCACACCGGCGACCGGGTCAGCCGCCGGCCCGACGGCGTACTCGTCCACGAAGGACGGATCGACGACGAGATCAAGATCCGGGGCGTACGCGTCCATCCGGCCGAGGTCGAGGCGTACGTCGCCGCCCATCCCGCCGTCGCCGCCGTGGCCGTCGCAGGCGTACGCGTCGCCGACCACACCGCGCTGGTCGCGTACGTGGTGCCCCGGCCGGGTGCGGCGACCACGACGTTAGCCGCCGACGTCCTCGCCCACCTGCGAGGCACTGTTCCCAACCATCTCATCCCCAGCCGCGTCCAGGTCGTCCCGTCGCTCGCCCACACGGCCAGCGGCAAGGTCGACCGGCGGCGAACCAAGGAGGCCGCAGCCATGCCCGTCGACGGAGTGTCCCAGATCTTCGGCCGTGTCCTGGAGCGGCCCGAGGTCGCCGCCGACGCCGACTTCTTCGCCCTCGGCGGCGATTCCCTGCTCGCCACCCGCGTGCTCAGCGCGGTCGCCCGCGAGTACGGCGTGGAGCTGACCTTCGAGGACTTCCTGCTGGCTCCGTCGCCCGCCGCGCTGGCCGGGCGAATCGCGGGCGTGGCCCGATGA
- a CDS encoding DUF6069 family protein, with protein MSVYHARPLVDPRRLWTGGVVAAIVVAGVVVACFLIVRGVLDIPVLGVDLSGGVFLPSMLGYAFGGAAATLLLTGLAHLLLITTPRPRFFLGWIIGVLTAIAVIVPFTKSAPFEVQLATAAVNLIVGVTIGVMLSTTAAASAGRNVPPAYPVA; from the coding sequence ATGTCCGTGTATCACGCACGGCCGCTGGTCGATCCGCGCCGACTGTGGACCGGCGGCGTTGTCGCCGCGATCGTGGTCGCTGGCGTGGTGGTCGCCTGCTTTCTGATCGTGCGCGGAGTCCTCGACATCCCGGTCCTGGGCGTCGACCTCTCCGGTGGCGTCTTCCTGCCCTCGATGCTCGGGTACGCCTTCGGCGGGGCGGCGGCCACCTTGCTGCTGACGGGTCTGGCCCATCTCCTGCTGATCACGACGCCGCGCCCGCGCTTCTTCCTGGGCTGGATCATCGGCGTCCTCACGGCGATCGCGGTGATCGTGCCGTTCACCAAGAGCGCGCCGTTCGAGGTTCAGCTCGCCACCGCCGCCGTCAACCTGATCGTCGGGGTGACCATCGGCGTCATGCTCTCCACGACCGCCGCCGCGAGCGCCGGGCGAAACGTGCCGCCGGCGTACCCGGTGGCATGA
- a CDS encoding SDR family NAD(P)-dependent oxidoreductase, translating to MKTVLVTGASSGIGLATAIAAARAGFATVATVRRPDGDLALREAAEQAGVGVDVVSLEVTDPESVTECVRSVIALHGRLDAVVNNAGIAAIAPTLELGTPDDLRQSMEVNFFGVVAVSRAAMPHLRTTRGRLVTISSVRGVIGQPFNECYSAAKFAVEGFMEALAPVAAEVGVAVSLVEPAAVLDTAFVASAGADPLALLARSGCYAEAFRAYRRWVASGAIEGAQEAAEVASVVLDVLTCERPPLRIQTSEYARRYVARKLADPSGASILDLTGSWLR from the coding sequence ATGAAGACCGTCCTCGTCACCGGGGCGTCCTCCGGGATCGGCCTGGCCACGGCCATCGCCGCCGCCCGGGCCGGGTTCGCCACCGTCGCCACCGTCCGCCGTCCCGACGGCGACCTCGCCCTGCGGGAAGCGGCCGAGCAGGCCGGCGTCGGCGTCGACGTGGTCAGCCTGGAGGTGACCGACCCCGAGTCGGTGACCGAATGCGTCCGATCCGTCATCGCCCTGCACGGCCGGCTGGACGCCGTCGTCAACAACGCCGGGATCGCGGCCATCGCCCCGACCCTCGAACTCGGTACGCCCGACGACCTGCGGCAGAGCATGGAGGTGAATTTCTTCGGCGTCGTCGCGGTCAGCCGCGCGGCGATGCCGCATCTGCGTACCACCCGGGGGCGGCTCGTCACCATCAGCAGCGTCCGGGGCGTGATCGGGCAGCCGTTCAACGAGTGCTACTCGGCCGCGAAGTTCGCCGTCGAAGGCTTCATGGAGGCGCTGGCCCCGGTCGCCGCCGAGGTCGGCGTAGCGGTGTCCCTTGTGGAACCCGCCGCGGTGCTCGACACGGCGTTCGTCGCCAGCGCCGGGGCGGATCCGCTCGCCCTGCTCGCCCGGTCCGGCTGCTACGCCGAGGCGTTCCGGGCGTACCGCCGGTGGGTGGCGAGCGGGGCGATCGAAGGCGCTCAGGAGGCCGCGGAGGTCGCATCGGTCGTGCTCGACGTCCTCACCTGCGAGCGGCCTCCGTTGCGGATCCAGACCAGCGAGTACGCGCGGCGGTACGTCGCTCGCAAGCTCGCCGACCCGTCCGGCGCCAGCATCCTCGACCTCACCGGCTCCTGGCTTCGCTGA
- a CDS encoding AfsR/SARP family transcriptional regulator — MLEISLLGPTEVRVSGVSVSLSPLERNLLAALALVKGTVVSTERIIDCLWDDRPPASPRSRVQGLVSSLRRKVGEALETRHPGYLLVVEEVRVDLDECEDLARRARQAATPDARAACLRQALRQWRGAPLDGVTAPGIEFDRVRLTELRLGLLEERFDADLELGRHAEVVAELTATVSAHPLRERLAGQLMLALYRSNRQADALKAYHSLRERLADELGSDPCADLRNLHATILRGEPRRTAEPAVEAGEPGPRHPAQLPGSVGHFTGRDSELAALTRAISRPVDEPRVLMVSGAGGIGKTALVVRWAHSVADRYPDGQIFVRLHGERVSTRDALGSALGGLGVPQPDVPSTVDERASLYRTLLSGRRVLVVLDDAGALDQLLAFVPPTTVSQLVATSRRRFLALAAHHAVQALRVEPMTPQATADLLTRIVGADRMRESAAERVVHWCGGWPLTTRLAGTKLAARPWQSLSSFADELDEHGDRLLDDDPRSVRAALVSAHKTLSPAAAYLFGRLGLNPSPSLSLDDAGGAGSSLRRVRRLLDELISAHLVVETGPDRFRLYDVVRRFARQCGAELLLTDSDVERVADSYRI, encoded by the coding sequence ATGTTGGAGATTTCTCTGCTCGGGCCGACCGAGGTCCGGGTTTCGGGAGTCAGCGTGTCGCTGTCGCCGCTGGAGCGGAACCTGCTCGCGGCGCTGGCCTTGGTCAAGGGAACGGTCGTCTCCACGGAGAGGATCATCGACTGCCTGTGGGACGATCGGCCGCCGGCCTCGCCTCGCTCGCGCGTGCAGGGGCTGGTCTCCTCGTTGCGCCGCAAGGTCGGTGAGGCTCTGGAGACACGCCATCCCGGTTACCTGCTCGTGGTCGAGGAGGTGCGGGTCGACCTCGACGAGTGCGAGGATCTGGCCCGGCGCGCCAGACAGGCCGCGACGCCCGACGCGCGGGCCGCGTGCCTGCGTCAGGCGCTGAGACAGTGGCGCGGCGCGCCGTTGGACGGGGTGACCGCGCCCGGCATCGAGTTCGACCGGGTACGCCTGACCGAGCTGCGTCTCGGATTGCTGGAGGAACGCTTCGACGCCGATCTGGAGCTGGGCCGGCACGCCGAGGTCGTCGCCGAGCTGACCGCCACCGTCTCCGCCCACCCACTGCGGGAACGGCTGGCCGGTCAGCTCATGCTCGCCCTCTATCGCAGCAACCGGCAGGCGGACGCGCTCAAGGCGTACCACTCCTTGCGGGAGCGGCTGGCCGACGAACTCGGCAGCGACCCGTGCGCGGATCTGCGCAATCTGCACGCCACGATCCTTCGGGGCGAGCCGCGCCGAACCGCCGAACCGGCGGTGGAGGCGGGCGAGCCGGGCCCCCGGCATCCCGCGCAGCTGCCGGGGAGCGTCGGGCATTTCACCGGCCGCGACAGCGAGCTGGCCGCGCTGACCCGTGCGATCAGCCGACCCGTCGACGAGCCGCGCGTGCTGATGGTGTCGGGCGCGGGCGGGATCGGCAAGACCGCCCTGGTCGTACGCTGGGCGCACAGCGTCGCCGACCGTTACCCCGACGGGCAGATCTTCGTGCGCCTGCACGGTGAGCGGGTCTCCACCCGCGACGCCTTGGGCTCGGCGCTGGGTGGGCTCGGGGTGCCCCAGCCGGACGTCCCCTCCACCGTGGACGAACGGGCGTCGCTGTACCGGACGCTGCTGAGTGGACGCCGGGTGCTGGTCGTGCTCGACGACGCCGGGGCGCTCGACCAGTTGCTGGCGTTCGTGCCGCCGACGACGGTCAGCCAGCTCGTCGCGACCAGCCGCCGCCGGTTCCTCGCACTCGCCGCACACCATGCCGTCCAGGCGCTTCGGGTCGAACCGATGACACCCCAGGCGACCGCCGATCTGCTCACCCGCATCGTGGGTGCGGACCGGATGCGCGAATCGGCCGCCGAACGCGTCGTGCACTGGTGCGGCGGCTGGCCGCTGACCACCCGGCTCGCCGGGACCAAACTCGCCGCCCGGCCGTGGCAGTCGCTGTCGTCGTTCGCCGACGAACTCGATGAGCACGGCGACCGGCTGCTCGACGACGATCCGCGCAGCGTACGCGCGGCGCTGGTCAGCGCGCACAAGACGCTCAGCCCGGCGGCGGCGTACCTGTTCGGGCGGCTCGGCCTGAACCCGTCGCCGTCGCTGAGCCTCGACGACGCGGGCGGGGCCGGCAGCTCGCTCCGTCGGGTGCGGCGATTACTCGACGAACTGATCTCGGCGCACCTCGTCGTGGAGACCGGTCCCGATCGCTTCCGCCTCTACGACGTGGTACGCCGCTTCGCCCGGCAATGTGGCGCTGAGTTGCTGCTCACCGACTCCGACGTGGAGCGCGTGGCGGATTCGTACCGGATCTGA
- a CDS encoding EF-hand domain-containing protein: MLTTEGRRLLTAKLDRRFDLLDVDGDGHLGERELDDLAMGIAAGFDVPLDAPTAVALRRAYARLWSELSQLDADRDGLISRGQYVDAWLREAEQPGLLAELVRTCAEAVAAVAGAEGDFYEPAFIRLQALSGAHPDQGAAAFARLDTDHDGMVSVTQFANAYVDFFTSGDPAAPGNALFGRIEP, from the coding sequence ATGCTCACGACCGAGGGCCGGCGGCTGTTGACCGCCAAACTGGACCGCCGGTTCGACCTGCTCGATGTGGACGGCGACGGCCACCTCGGGGAACGGGAGCTGGACGATCTCGCCATGGGCATCGCCGCGGGCTTCGACGTGCCGCTGGACGCGCCGACCGCGGTCGCGCTGCGCCGGGCGTACGCCCGTCTGTGGAGCGAGCTGTCCCAGCTCGACGCCGATCGTGACGGGCTGATCAGCCGGGGGCAGTACGTCGACGCCTGGCTCCGGGAAGCCGAGCAACCCGGGCTTCTCGCGGAACTCGTGCGGACCTGCGCCGAGGCCGTGGCCGCCGTGGCGGGCGCTGAAGGCGACTTCTACGAGCCCGCCTTCATCCGCCTGCAGGCGCTCTCCGGCGCGCATCCCGATCAGGGCGCCGCCGCGTTCGCCCGGCTTGACACCGATCACGACGGCATGGTGTCGGTGACGCAGTTCGCCAACGCGTACGTCGACTTCTTCACCAGCGGCGATCCGGCCGCGCCGGGCAACGCCCTGTTCGGCCGCATCGAACCGTGA
- a CDS encoding cation diffusion facilitator family transporter, giving the protein MTEADHSVAPAQRESVGTVIVAGLANLAIAVAKAIAGIISGSAGMLSEAAHSVADTVTELLLLTALIRGDREADAEHPFGYGKSTFFWAFLASMATLVAGAGFAVTHGLHTIRNGEEMGDYTVAYIVLAVSFVLEGTSLIRAVRQVRGSASRLHLRALAYLRLTPDTSVKAVVLEDAAALIGLGLAAIGLLLTEFTGDTFYDGAASVAIGLLLAVVALTLARANVSLLVGQAPSPRWQQAIRRELEADPVIQRVLTLNAMYLGPDSVLVAAEVDVSDTATGAEIEAAADAAANRLREKYPVIRHVYLDPTPTP; this is encoded by the coding sequence ATGACGGAGGCCGACCACTCCGTCGCCCCGGCCCAGCGGGAGAGCGTCGGCACCGTCATCGTGGCGGGCCTGGCGAACCTCGCCATCGCCGTCGCCAAGGCGATCGCCGGGATCATCTCGGGCTCGGCCGGCATGCTCTCCGAGGCCGCGCACTCGGTCGCCGACACCGTCACCGAACTGCTGCTGCTCACCGCGCTCATCCGCGGCGACCGGGAGGCCGACGCCGAGCACCCGTTCGGCTACGGGAAGTCCACATTCTTCTGGGCCTTCCTCGCGTCGATGGCGACCCTCGTGGCGGGTGCGGGATTCGCCGTCACGCACGGGCTGCACACCATCCGCAACGGCGAGGAGATGGGGGACTACACCGTCGCGTACATCGTGCTCGCGGTGTCGTTCGTGCTGGAGGGGACCTCGCTCATTCGGGCGGTGCGCCAGGTGCGCGGTTCGGCGAGCCGGCTGCACTTGCGGGCGTTGGCGTACTTGCGGCTCACGCCCGACACCTCGGTCAAGGCGGTAGTACTGGAGGATGCGGCCGCGCTGATCGGCCTCGGCCTGGCCGCGATCGGCCTGCTGCTGACCGAGTTCACCGGCGACACGTTCTACGACGGCGCGGCCTCGGTCGCCATCGGGCTGCTCCTGGCCGTCGTGGCGCTCACGCTCGCGCGCGCCAACGTGTCCCTGCTCGTCGGTCAGGCACCCTCGCCGCGCTGGCAACAGGCGATACGCCGAGAGCTGGAAGCGGATCCGGTGATCCAGCGGGTGCTGACCCTCAACGCCATGTACCTCGGCCCGGACAGCGTGCTGGTGGCGGCCGAGGTCGACGTGTCCGACACGGCCACGGGCGCCGAGATCGAGGCGGCCGCCGACGCGGCGGCGAACCGCTTGCGGGAGAAGTATCCGGTGATCCGTCACGTCTACCTGGACCCCACCCCCACCCCCTGA